The Coffea arabica cultivar ET-39 chromosome 3c, Coffea Arabica ET-39 HiFi, whole genome shotgun sequence genome contains a region encoding:
- the LOC140037707 gene encoding L-type lectin-domain containing receptor kinase IV.1-like has protein sequence MSSKLLTAILANFLVVHIGAGAAVSDDFGFIYQGFQSSNLSLDGLATVTKNGLLRITNTTKLQTGHAFYPNPLKFKTKSNGSAFSFSTQFVFAIVAEVPGMPGPGMAFVIAPTRGLAEGPSTRFLGLFNTSTDGNRTNHVFAVELDTIQNPDFEDINDNHVGIDINSMTSKVSQPASYQANNKNLFDNLTLSSGQQMQLWVEYDGVARRIDVTLAPIAAAKPHTPLLSLTYDLSPILQQTMYVGFSAATSPRDIGSSHFILGWSFRMNGVAQAFDLSRLPKLPRFGHKKVSEFFTVGLPLICMLLLLILISGVAYYLSRKWKFAEMLEEWELAYGPHRFKYKDLYIATKGFREKEVLGEGGFGRVYKGVLSTNKVEVAIKKVSHQARQGMREFIAEVVSIGRLRHRNLVPLLGYCRRKGELLLVYEFMSNGSLDKFLYNQPKYILSWIQRLRVIKGVASGLFYLHEEWEQVVIHRDVKASNVLLDGELNGRLGDFGLARLYDHGTLPQSTHVAGSHGYLAPEHSRTGRATTSTDVYAFGAFLLEVACGRRPIEPQAAPEEKIILVDWVFSCWKAGNILQAVDQKLGTEYVKEEAELVLKLGLLCSHSEPKIRPSMRQILLYLEGSVALPDLSSLAMGVSAVGLGFAHPAGFEDILSSFAFSTDKRFSRSVADSTVSGGRQLRSLSF, from the coding sequence ATGTCATCCAAACTACTAACAGCTATCTTAGCCAATTTTCTAGTAGTTCACATAGGAGCTGGTGCAGCAGTTTCTGACGATTTTGGGTTCATCTACCAAGgatttcaatcatcaaatctaaGCCTGGATGGATTAGCCACAGTCACCAAAAATGGCCTCCTACGGATAACCAACACCACCAAATTACAAACGGGGCACGCCTTCTATCCTAATCCCCTCAAATTCAAGACAAAATCTAATGGTTCAGCTTTCTCCTTTTCCACCCAATTTGTGTTTGCTATAGTAGCTGAAGTACCAGGCATGCCTGGTCCGGGAATGGCTTTCGTGATTGCGCCAACAAGAGGCCTTGCAGAAGGGCCCTCCACTCGTTTCCTCGGCCTCTTCAACACAAGCACCGATGGAAATCGAACAAATCACGTTTTTGCGGTGGAGCTTGACACTATCCAAAACCCAGATTTTGAAGATATCAATGACAACCATGTTGGTATTGATATTAACTCTATGACGTCCAAGGTATCCCAGCCAGCAAGTTACCAGGCTAATAACAAGAATTTATTTGACAACTTAACTCTTAGCAGCGGTCAACAGATGCAACTTTGGGTCGAATACGACGGGGTGGCGAGGAGAATCGATGTTACATTAGCTCCAATAGCGGCTGCTAAACCACATACTCCTCTTTTGTCTTTGACATATGATCTTTCGCCAATTTTACAGCAAACCATGTATGTTGGCTTTTCTGCAGCCACTAGTCCACGCGACATAGGATCATCTCATTTTATACTTGGATGGAGCTTCAGGATGAATGGCGTTGCGCAGGCTTTTGATCTCTCTCGGCTCCCCAAGCTACCTCGGTTTGGACATAAGAAAGTGTCTGAATTTTTCACTGTGGGATTGCCCCTGATTTGCATGCTTTTGTTGTTAATACTAATATCTGGGGTAGCTTATTATCTAAGCAGGAAGTGGAAGTTTGCAGAAATGCTGGAAGAATGGGAGCTTGCTTATGGACCTCACAGGTTCAAGTATAAAGATTTATACATTGCCACCAAGGGGTTCAGAGAAAAGGAGGTGTTGGGAGAAGGCGGATTTGGGAGGGTCTACAAAGGCGTTTTGTCAACAAACAAGGTTGAGGTTGCTATCAAGAAGGTTTCTCATCAAGCAAGACAGGGAATGAGAGAATTTATTGCAGAAGTCGTCAGTATTGGTCGCTTACGGCATAGAAATTTAGTACCACTCTTGGGTTATTGTCGGCGTAAAGGAGAGTTACTTTTGGTATACGAGTTCATGTCCAATGGTAGTCTAGACAAGTTTTTGTACAACCAACCCAAGTATATCCTCAGCTGGATCCAAAGATTGCGAGTCATCAAAGGTGTAGCATCCGGATTATTCTATCTACACGAAGAATGGGAGCAAGTTGTAATCCACCGAGATGTGAAAGCAAGTAATGTATTGTTAGATGGTGAACTGAATGGAAGATTAGGAGATTTCGGCCTGGCAAGGCTATACGATCATGGAACCCTCCCTCAATCCACGCATGTAGCGGGATCTCATGGCTACCTTGCCCCTGAGCATAGTAGGACAGGGAGGGCCACAACAAGCACGGATGTATATGCTTTTGGGGCCTTTTTGCTGGAGGTTGCCTGCGGAAGAAGGCCAATAGAACCCCAGGCAGCACCAGAAGAGAAGATCATTTTGGTTGATTGGGTATTTTCGTGCTGGAAAGCAGGCAATATTCTCCAGGCGGTTGATCAAAAGTTGGGTACTGAGTATGTGAAAGAGGAAGCAGAATTGGTGTTGAAACTGGGCTTGCTATGCTCTCATTCAGAACCAAAGATTAGGCCAAGTATGAGGCAAATTCTGTTGTACTTGGAGGGATCAGTTGCCTTGCCAGATTTATCATCACTAGCCATGGGCGTTTCTGCTGTTGGTCTTGGCTTCGCCCACCCTGCTGGCTTTGAAGACATTTTATCGTCATTTGCTTTTTCCACAGACAAACGTTTTTCACGTTCTGTGGCGGACTCTACTGTCTCTGGTGGTCGGCAATTAAGAAGCTTATCATTCtga